A region from the Chelmon rostratus isolate fCheRos1 chromosome 6, fCheRos1.pri, whole genome shotgun sequence genome encodes:
- the agk gene encoding acylglycerol kinase, mitochondrial, with translation MARVVKVFGSLRNHWKKSTFAVCVLSYGGYWLNGKHCDNVLRREACLVAREFGRQQIAPQEQLKKATVILNPAACGGKANNLFEKNAAPILHLAGVEITIVKTDYEGQAKKLMELMEQTDMLIVAGGDGTLQEVVTGLLRRPDQETVSNIPIGFIPLGSHNSLSPSLYLTSDNKVKDITSATLSILKGETVPLDVLQIKGEKEQPVFALMGLRWGVFRDVAATISKYWYLGPLKTHAAHWFSALREWPLVRDVSVSYTAPSLRPPDLPPHKPPRPNLLSRIARRLKNYWNPPVEEPPKVEEPEEWKEQQLSTLELFIQTHNQNPVEKRINDSLMICAEPDDFTMSEFIAVGNRKEEDPTVFTKNSTKLEASACRLQLPEGTGGFYNIDNEEYEAMPVEVRLLPRKLHFFISADRRE, from the exons ATGGCTCGGGTTGTGAAAGTATTTGGGAGTCTGCGAAATCACTGGAAGAAGTCCACATTTGCTGTGTGCGTCCTGTCTTACGGGGGCTACTGGCTGAATGGTAAACACTG TGATAATGTTCTGCGGAGAGAGGCGTGTCTAGTGGCCAGG GAATTTGGGCGTCAACAGATAGCACCACAGGAGCAGTTGAAGAAAGCAACCGTGATCTTGAACCCTGCAGCTTGTGGAGG GAAAGCCAACAACCTATTTGAAAAGAATGCTGCTCCTATTTTACACCTGGCTGGTGTTGAAATTACAATAGTAAAG ACAGATTATGAAGGTCAAGCAAAAAAACTGATGGAGCTCAtggaacagacagacatgctgatTGTGGCCGGAGGGGATGGCACCTTGCAGGAAGTCGTCACAGGTTTACTGCGAAGGCCAGATCAA GAGACAGTCAGTAACATACCGATTGGATTCATTCCACTGGGCTCTCATAATTCCTTGAGTCCAAGTCTATACCTCACAAGTGACAACAAGGTCAA AGACATTACATCAGCAACACTGTCCATTCTGAAGGGAGAAACCGTACCGCTGGATGTGCTACAAATCAAA gGGGAGAAAGAGCAGCCAGTCTTCGCTCTGATGGGGCTACGTTGGGGTGTGTTTAGAGATGTGGCTGCAACAATCAGCAA ATACTGGTACCTTGGACCACTGAAGACACATGCAGCACATTGGTTTAGTGCTCTACGG GAGTGGCCCCTGGTTCGGGACGTCTCAGTGTCCTACACAGCTCCCAGCCTCCGGCCCCCTGACCTGCCCCCTCATAAGCCTCCCAGACCCAACCTGCTCTCCCGCATCGCCCGCAGACTAAAAAACTACTGGAATCCTCCTGTTGAAG AGCCTCCTAAAGTAGAAGAGCCAGAGGAGtggaaggagcagcagctgtcgACATTAGAGCTGTTTATTCAAACCCACAACCAAAACCCTGTGGAGAAG CGCATAAATGACTCCCTGATGATCTGTGCAGAGCCGGACGACTTCACTATGAGCGAGTTCATCGCTGTCGG aaatagaaaagaagaagaccCCACTGTATTCACCAAGAACTCAACAAAACTGGAAGCCAGCGCTTGCCGGCTGCAACTGCCAGAG GGCACAGGTGGCTTCTACAACATCGACAACGAGGAGTATGAAGCAATGCCTGTGGAGGTGAGGCTGTTGCCACGGAAACTACACTTCTTCATCAGTGCAGATCGCAGAGAGTAG